One part of the Podarcis muralis chromosome 3, rPodMur119.hap1.1, whole genome shotgun sequence genome encodes these proteins:
- the LOC144327345 gene encoding uncharacterized protein LOC144327345, whose protein sequence is MLFNIYMQPLGEIIRRFGLGVHQYADDTQLYLSFKSEPVKAVKVLCECLEAVGGWMAANRLRLNPDKTEVLFLGDRRRAGVEDSLVLNGVTVPLKDQVRSLGVILDSQLSMEAQVKSVSRAAVYQLHLVRRLRPYLPADCLARVVHALVISRLDYCNALYVGLPLKVTRKLQLIQNAAARLVTGSGRRDHITPVLKDLHWLPVRFRAQFKVLVLTFKALNGLGPVYLKERLHPHHSARTLRSSAEGLLAVPSLREAKLQGTRQRAFSVVAPTLWNALPADVKVINNYLTFKRHLKAALFREVFNM, encoded by the coding sequence atgcttttcaacatttacatgcagccgctgggagagatcatcaggaggtttgggctgggtgttcatcagtatgcggatgatacccagctctacctctcttttaaatcagaaccagtgaaggcggtgaaggtcctgtgtgagtgtctggaggcggttggaggatggatggcggctaacagattgaggttgaatcctgacaagacagaagtactgtttttgggggacaggaggcgggcaggtgtggaggattccctggtcctgaatggggtaactgtgcccctgaaggaccaggtgcgcagcctgggagtcattttggactcacagctgtccatggaggcacaggtcaaatccgtgtccagggcagctgtttaccagctccatctggtacgtaggctgagaccctatctgcctgcggactgtctcgccagagtggtacatgctctggttatctcccgcttggactactgcaatgcactctacgtggggctacctttgaaggtgactcggaaactacaactaatccagaatgcggcagctagactggtgactgggagcggccgccgagaccatataacaccggtcttgaaagacttgcattggctcccagtacgtttccgagcacaattcaaagtgttggtgctgacctttaaagccctaaacggcctcggtccagtatacctgaaggagcgtctccacccccatcattctgcccggacgctgagatccagtgccgagggccttctggcggttccctcattgcgagaagcaaagctacagggaaccaggcagagggccttttcggtagtggcgcccaccctgtggaacgcccttccagcagatgtcaaagtgataaataactacctgacattcaagagacatcttaaggcagccctgttcagggaagtttttaacatgtga